The Arabidopsis thaliana chromosome 5, partial sequence genomic interval ACCGGTAACACAACAAACACCTCGAAATCCTTTACCTTAGAAgcattcattcattcatggTGTCAAATATTGACTTTTCTTTAACTTTATGCAAACCAAACCTTTGCTCTTGCAGGAGACCTGACATCTCAAGTGGattgaagaaactaaaatgCAGGACACTTATCTTCATCGGAGATCAATCTCCTTTCTACTCAGAAGCTGTTCACATGGCAGCAACTTTGGATAGAGGATACTGTGCTTTGGTTGAGGTTTGAGAAAACGAATCCTCATCCTTTGTACTTTACATATAAACAcatgtttggttttcttgCTACTAATAGATGTTTTCTTGGAAATATTATCAGGTTCAGGCTTGTGGTTCAATGGTAACAGAGGAGCAACCACATGCAATGTTGATCCCAATGGAATATTTCTTGATGGGTTACGGATTATACAGACCATCTCTTTTCTCCGAGAGCCCTAGAAGTCCACTTAGCCCTTCTTGTATTTCACCTGAGCTTCTCTCTCCTGAAAGCATGGGATTAAAGCTTAAGCCTATCAAAACCAGAATTTCGGCGGCTTAAGTGTGTGTGCACTACTGATTCATTGGTTCTAATTTTGCTGAGGAGAAGAAATCTTAGGGCTTTTGTAGATATAGAACAATACTAGGgagatttgagaagaagaagacgaagaagaaaaattcaagCCACCATCATATAACACATTCTTTTGTAGTCAGCCGACACGACAGTTCTCTTGTTAAGATGCCacaaaatgttgtttattatttcatttttttatacatatgtAAAATGTTCTGTTCTTGTGACATTGTAACAATTGTTTTGTGACGAACTCTGCAGAAGCAAGtaataaaattcattttgcattttgtttttggttctctAATTGGCCTTACAAGCACATTGATTTCACCAAGTTAGAATCTGGTTTTTGcttaatattgatatttaatgGTTTAACAGTCTTGATCCTGAACTATTTGGATCATcagattgaaactttttagtCTGAATTGAATTGTAAATGGAAATGGAGACCAATCCTTCTTTGCAGAAGCCGTAAGTTATATACTGATATAAGATACGCATAAGGATTAGTTGCGGTTGACGAAAACATAGTCCCTCATGAACCGGGGTAAAGGCGAAGAATGCTTCACTTAGTCTGAACAAGTTCAATGCTCCTCGATGTTTGTCAAGCCCGTAAAATGGATGCAGACAAGTGTAAATCCGAGCCAAACCCGAATACAAAGTAGAAGAAGTGTATAAACTCTTGGATAACTAATGATTGAATAATAACATCAAATTAAGGCCATTTCTTGTATTGAACATCGTAAGATGTTTTGTAAATTACAAATACAACAAAGCTCACTTACCTCAGCACCTCTCTATAAGCGAATGGTCAGAAAGTTTTTCACTTTCAAAACCACAGAAACAATTATAACAACAACTTTATATGATGTAATCTGACCATTCCGAGATGAATGAAGTATGATCCATCGATTCTCCAGGACATTCCTCATCATGAATCGTTGGCTTCTCTTTCCCTCCGACAAGTCTCGCCGGATTCCCAACCGCAGTACCTCGACAAGGCACGTCAATCAGCACAACAGAACCAGCTCCTACTTTAGCACCTGCACCAATCTTCACATTTCCAAGAATAGTCGCTCCAGCTCCAATCAAACAACCGTCACCGATCTTCGGATGTCTATCTCCACAAGCTTTACCTGTTCCACCTAGTGTCACATGGTGAAGGATTGAAACATTGTTCCCAATCACCGCTGTTTCTCCGACTACAACTCCGGTTGCGTGGTCTAGAAGTATCCCTTTTCCGATCTTCGCTGCTGGATGGATATCAACAGCGAATACATCGGAGATTCTTGAGTGTAGAGCTAATGCTAATGGCTTCCGTGATTGTGTCCATAGCTTGTGTGATACACGATGCGCctaattcaaattcaacaaagcCAAATCATGATCCGAAATTCGCATAACTGAAGAATCAACCTAACCTAACCTAAAACAATATTCATAAATCAAATCGCAAGATATAGAAATTGTGGATTCATCAGATCAAATGATGAAGATTTCACCTGAATAGCTAAGAAGCCTTTGTAATTGAGGAGACAATGAGAGAACGAGATACAAGCAGGATCACGAACACGAGCAGCGCGTAGATCTGCGACGGTGGCGTTACGAAGAGAAGGATCGGAGGAAAAAGTGTTTAAGAACAGATCGTATAAAAGTGTGGATAAAAGCGTTGAGGAACAAAGCTTGTTTCCTAGATGAAACGAGATAGATCGTTCAAGAGACGAATGAGAAAGAATCGTCGAATATAGATAGCTAGCTAAAGCTGGCTCCGCCTCAGCATCACGGCGAGCTTCCGCCTTGATCTGTGTCCATAATCCGGCAGCTTCCGCATCTGCAGCTGCCGCAGATATCGCTGCTGACGCTGCTTCTGCTTCATCGGATTGGGTAACGGAAGATAGTTTCTCCTTTGATGGAGATTGATGTCGGAGTTCTCCGGCCGGTGGCATATTAACGCGGCGATAAGATTCGATTTCTATCTCCTCCTACCTATAAAAGTTAATTTTCGAGACGCTCTTTAATCGTGCGGAAATTTTTAAATCCATAGATTAAAGACAATGATAGTCCACCTGGTGCGTGATTAACgtgatttttagaaaataaaatcgGAGCCGTCAGTTTTATGCTTTATCAATAACCGTTAGATTAGATTTATCTTTCCGTTAATCGACGGTGGTGATTCTGCCGACATTCTTACCAAACTTTTTCCGTAACaaatttttgatcaaaaaaaaaaagaaactatacaAATTAACTACTAACACTACAAATTTGAAACGTGAATAAGTGGGTTACAATCCAATTAATTTAGGAGAAACAAAAGCCATATCTTTGACCTAGTCGATGTAGGTTTACTCCGGTTAACCAAATGGTCTCATCACTTTGAGTGTTGAAGTGAGGAAAGTATAATTACTCTTCTCTACTTTGATGGTAACAACTTGGTCTCGAATAGAAGGAACTAGCACTTGTGACTTTCTCTTGCTCATAAACTCGGGGTCACCGAGCTTCTGTAACTCAAGATGGCGTCGTTCCCCATTACTGCATGTGTTCCATGCATAATCAAAAGTGCTCAAAAGCATCCCTTCTGTTGCAGCAGCTTCCTACTTAATTAGATCCCATCTGATAAATCACGGTAAAGCAGAGAAACAATCACATGAGTTAGGATCAAAGGTGTATACGTAGCAGACCAACTAGAGAAGATAAGAAGACATGTATTTACTGGTGCCCATCTATAAAAAACTGAGTATCCTTCCGAGAATATGTCCTCATATAAACCCGAGGGCAAATGACCACCGCGTCTTCCATAATCCTGGAGTCTTGATTTTACGTCTACACATTGTCCGACATATACACCAAGAACATTATTATCAGGATCAAAGTTTTGGCCTTGGTCTTGACCGATGACGCCTACACCGAGCTCATACAGACCCGTACAACGTTGAGGGGGTAAGTCCTCATGTCTGTATCTACGGACCCTTTCTTTTCTATTATTGAAATCTTTCCAATCATTGTGTCTTATAAGATTCCGCCATTTGGAGAATGCGATGTCGTGTATAGTCAGCTTGTAGTCTTCTCTCTTGAACATAGTGGGGACGGCGGAACTGAATTCCTTTCCGATCAATCTGGTGATACATTATGACCATTAATTTAAAGCCTGAAGGACCAAtaatagtaagaaaaaaaacagaggataaaAATGCAACAACATTGTGAATAGATGAGATGATAAGAGACCTATTGTTCAAGAGCTGACTTATCCCCGGCATAATGGTTGTGCTTTTTTGCGTGCTAATGATTGTGTGTCGTATATGGTTAAACTTCAACTTCGCCATCTTCGATAATAGAACAAACGACattgtcaaacaaaataaaacagaacaaaacgGTTCTGCTacagaaaaataatgaaagaagGCAGCTCTGATATATTACGATCGTAGATATATGGAAGAAGCGAAGGgaagttgaaaaagaaatgGGTCGTTTACAGTTTTTCGCATCATGGACAAGTAACAAAGTGGAGGCATGGCGGGAAACGGGtctatgtatttttaaatctaaaaacaTCTAATGTAATGCAAAGATGCAAGTCAACGATGTTAATCAAAactgattttaaatttataaaaaatgagaTTGTGAGTCATCCAGTACAGATGATTGTTCAGCAAACCAATACCGAAACCAAAACGGTTTTGGTACAAACAATTCTGGTTAGGTAacaaataacataaacaaGTGATGCAGAGGTTAGGTGATTCTCATTCCCTTATGCTCTTCACATCTCTTACGTCCTTTTACCGGAGATCTCTCACAGATCAATCCATTGCCTAATTTAACTCCACAAGCTACGTTTTTTGCTGCCTCTGGCTGAAAATATACCGGCGAAGTATCGCTGGAAGTTTTCTCCTTATGTTGCCAACACCTTTTGCTTCCTTTAGGAGAACTTCTTGTGCAAGGTAACCCATTCTTTGTTGTAGCTTCACAGAAGCGAgtcaaagcttcttcttcgattgACTCGGTATGCGATTCGGGATCAGGTTTCTCGTCTTTGACGGTTTTCTCACGGTCAGTTtggttaagaagaaaaagaaaagcattgATCCTCATGCCTTTATGATCCTCACATCGTTTTCTTCCAGGAACAGGTCTCTTATTGCAAGGTTCCATGTCAGGTAAGATCACTCCACACACAACATCAGAGTCTTTATGATTGTGATGATCTTGTCCAGTGAAAATCTCGGACTTTGGCGGTGTCTGTTTTTCGGGTGAAACACGGCAAACTCTCTGTCCTTTATGCTCTATGCATCTCTTTCTCCCTTTGACTGGACTTCTAATGCAACAGCCACCATCTTCAAGTAAGACTCCACAAACAATATCAGAACAAGAACCATCAACCTCATCAAATCTGTCTGAAACCGGTTGAGGTCTAGACCGGGTGAGTTTGAGTATTGAAGTGAGGAAATTATtactcttctcttcatcaacatcacaGGTTagcttcctctcttctttaaGCACATGCTTCTCTCCTTTTATTCTGATACCAACTTGGTTccgaagaaaaggaaacagcATTCGAGATATACCGGACTTTCTCTTGCTCATAAACTCGCGATCACCGAGCTTCTTAAGCAAATCAAGCTGCCTTCGCTCCCCGTTACTTCCTTTGTTCCAAGCATAGTCAAATGTGCTCAAGAGCATCCCTTCTGTTGCCTCAGCTTCTCTCTTAGATCCCATCTGATACAATCACATGAGTTAGATCAAAGTTGTATACTTAGCAAACcaatatagaagaaaagaagaaatgtatTTACTAACCGGAGCCCATCTGTATAAAATCGAGCCTCCTTTCGAAAATATGTCTTCAAATAAACCTCCAGTAACAGCCTTAACTGGAGATTCAATAGTTTCACAGTCGTTAAGGTTGTTAACATTGCGCAAATGAGCACCGGATCTTCCATAACGCTGAAGTCTAGACCTAACACTTTCAGCTTGTCCTAGATATGAAGCAAGAACAATATCTGGTTCAAGCTTTCGACATTGTTCTTGACCGATGACCGCTACACCGAGCTCATACAGACCCGGACAAGATTTACGAGGTAAGTTCTGGACTCTGTATCTACCTACACCATCTTTTCCGTTTTTGAAATCTTCCCAATCGTTGGATCCTATAAGTACCTGTGCAGCATCAAACTTTACACAATCAGATAAAACTAAGATCTAAAACCAACCACTTCAAGTAGCAAATGAAACAGAATTAGGCTAATTAGATATACATATAGTTAGCGACCAATTCTAACAGAAATCCAGAGAAAATGCATTTGGGACAAAGCAGACACACTAGGCATTCAAAATGGGATCTTTACACTGAAATCCTGGAAATGGAAGATCAGATTTTTCGATTCAACTGAAAATCTGAGAATTCCGAAATGGGTTTCAGAGAAAACACAAGATCGAGCGAAAATTCTCAATCTACAAatcgagaaagagaaagacaga includes:
- a CDS encoding transcription repressor-like protein (BEST Arabidopsis thaliana protein match is: effector of transcription2 (TAIR:AT5G56780.1); Has 41 Blast hits to 41 proteins in 14 species: Archae - 0; Bacteria - 0; Metazoa - 0; Fungi - 0; Plants - 41; Viruses - 0; Other Eukaryotes - 0 (source: NCBI BLink).), encoding MSFVLLSKMAKLKFNHIRHTIISTQKSTTIMPGISQLLNNRLIGKEFSSAVPTMFKREDYKLTIHDIAFSKWRNLIRHNDWKDFNNRKERVRRYRHEDLPPQRCTGLYELGVGVIGQDQGQNFDPDNNVLGVYVGQCVDVKSRLQDYGRRGGHLPSGLYEDIFSEGYSVFYRWAPEAAATEGMLLSTFDYAWNTCSNGERRHLELQKLGDPEFMSKRKSQVLVPSIRDQVVTIKVEKSNYTFLTSTLKVMRPFG
- the ET2 gene encoding effector of transcription2 (effector of transcription2 (ET2); BEST Arabidopsis thaliana protein match is: unknown protein (TAIR:AT4G26170.1); Has 86 Blast hits to 52 proteins in 16 species: Archae - 0; Bacteria - 0; Metazoa - 0; Fungi - 0; Plants - 86; Viruses - 0; Other Eukaryotes - 0 (source: NCBI BLink).), producing MEFGDGVSFAVVPTVFKREDYKRTKHDTVFSKWQVLIGSNDWEDFKNGKDGVGRYRVQNLPRKSCPGLYELGVAVIGQEQCRKLEPDIVLASYLGQAESVRSRLQRYGRSGAHLRNVNNLNDCETIESPVKAVTGGLFEDIFSKGGSILYRWAPMGSKREAEATEGMLLSTFDYAWNKGSNGERRQLDLLKKLGDREFMSKRKSGISRMLFPFLRNQVGIRIKGEKHVLKEERKLTCDVDEEKSNNFLTSILKLTRSRPQPVSDRFDEVDGSCSDIVCGVLLEDGGCCIRSPVKGRKRCIEHKGQRVCRVSPEKQTPPKSEIFTGQDHHNHKDSDVVCGVILPDMEPCNKRPVPGRKRCEDHKGMRINAFLFLLNQTDREKTVKDEKPDPESHTESIEEEALTRFCEATTKNGLPCTRSSPKGSKRCWQHKEKTSSDTSPVYFQPEAAKNVACGVKLGNGLICERSPVKGRKRCEEHKGMRIT
- the SERAT1;1 gene encoding serine acetyltransferase 1;1 (serine acetyltransferase 1;1 (SERAT1;1); FUNCTIONS IN: serine O-acetyltransferase activity; INVOLVED IN: cysteine biosynthetic process from serine; LOCATED IN: cytosol; EXPRESSED IN: 26 plant structures; EXPRESSED DURING: 15 growth stages; CONTAINS InterPro DOMAIN/s: Hexapeptide transferase, conserved site (InterPro:IPR018357), Serine O-acetyltransferase (InterPro:IPR005881), Trimeric LpxA-like (InterPro:IPR011004), Bacterial transferase hexapeptide repeat (InterPro:IPR001451), Serine acetyltransferase, N-terminal (InterPro:IPR010493); BEST Arabidopsis thaliana protein match is: serine acetyltransferase 2;2 (TAIR:AT3G13110.1); Has 18874 Blast hits to 18857 proteins in 2524 species: Archae - 292; Bacteria - 13784; Metazoa - 5; Fungi - 219; Plants - 250; Viruses - 18; Other Eukaryotes - 4306 (source: NCBI BLink).), which translates into the protein MPPAGELRHQSPSKEKLSSVTQSDEAEAASAAISAAAADAEAAGLWTQIKAEARRDAEAEPALASYLYSTILSHSSLERSISFHLGNKLCSSTLLSTLLYDLFLNTFSSDPSLRNATVADLRAARVRDPACISFSHCLLNYKGFLAIQAHRVSHKLWTQSRKPLALALHSRISDVFAVDIHPAAKIGKGILLDHATGVVVGETAVIGNNVSILHHVTLGGTGKACGDRHPKIGDGCLIGAGATILGNVKIGAGAKVGAGSVVLIDVPCRGTAVGNPARLVGGKEKPTIHDEECPGESMDHTSFISEWSDYII